One stretch of Leptospira mtsangambouensis DNA includes these proteins:
- a CDS encoding acetoacetate--CoA ligase, whose protein sequence is MATQNTLWTPSSKETNLFRFQGHLETKFAKSFSDYVSFHKFSVDEFELFWKEWLSYSGLKLHKEPQKTFERGLHFSNSVWFPGALYNFAENLLEVGDPDSFALVFYSEDGKVQKLKYSELKQEVLKLQKHLFGLGVKKGDRVVGLVPNAPISTIGMLATTSLGAIWSSASPDFGVRGILDRFEQINPKVLISVESYLFKGKQIPIVDKLEEVSIQLAKSTNSEFKQTLIYDFVEPIKDFGKIQNPFRYNEISPPKPSDQLSYTSISFSDPVYIMFSSGTTGLPKCIVQGGGVLLNHTKELSLHCNVSKHDRFFYYTTCGWMMWNWSQSVLALGATLYQFDGNPFHPSWESLWSMAEKESIKVFGTSAKYLSVLEEENINVKSKFPLPELKVILSTGSPLPNSGFRYVYQNIKKDVQLSSISGGTDLNGCFALGNPNLPVFEGEIQCKGLGMDVQVFDDMGKSVSNQKGELVCPTPFPSMPLFFWNDESGAKYKSAYFETYDNIWCHGDFASITPENGLVIYGRSDATLNPGGVRIGTADIYSVVSTIPEVKDSVIIGQDYKDDVRVILFVVTADGVLLDESLIKKIKDRIKLETSPRHVPSLVLSVPEIPYTVNGKKVEIAVKQTVAGLEVKNKNALANPNSLDFFKDRKELQV, encoded by the coding sequence ATGGCGACTCAAAATACACTGTGGACACCGAGTTCAAAAGAAACCAATTTATTCCGTTTCCAAGGGCATTTAGAAACAAAGTTTGCAAAATCATTTTCAGATTATGTTTCCTTTCACAAATTTTCAGTGGATGAATTTGAATTATTTTGGAAGGAGTGGTTGTCTTATTCGGGTTTAAAGTTACATAAAGAACCCCAAAAGACGTTCGAACGAGGATTACATTTTTCAAACTCTGTTTGGTTCCCTGGTGCACTTTATAATTTTGCAGAAAATTTACTTGAAGTGGGAGATCCCGATTCCTTCGCATTAGTTTTTTATTCGGAAGATGGAAAGGTCCAAAAATTAAAATATTCTGAACTAAAACAAGAAGTTCTAAAATTGCAAAAACATTTGTTTGGCCTTGGAGTTAAAAAAGGAGACCGTGTTGTTGGCCTTGTACCAAATGCTCCTATATCTACCATTGGAATGTTGGCAACCACTTCGTTAGGTGCTATATGGTCAAGTGCTTCACCAGATTTTGGTGTTAGGGGAATTCTTGATCGTTTTGAACAAATTAATCCTAAAGTATTAATCTCTGTTGAGTCTTATTTGTTTAAAGGAAAACAAATTCCAATTGTTGATAAATTGGAAGAAGTATCCATTCAATTGGCCAAATCAACAAACTCTGAATTCAAACAAACTTTAATTTATGATTTTGTAGAGCCCATCAAAGATTTTGGGAAAATACAAAATCCATTTCGATACAATGAAATTTCTCCACCAAAACCTTCTGATCAATTGTCTTATACTTCTATTTCCTTTTCAGATCCGGTGTACATTATGTTTTCCTCTGGGACAACAGGTCTTCCTAAATGTATTGTGCAGGGCGGGGGAGTTTTACTCAACCATACCAAAGAACTTTCGCTTCATTGTAATGTATCCAAACATGATCGTTTTTTTTATTACACAACTTGCGGTTGGATGATGTGGAATTGGTCTCAGTCAGTATTGGCGTTAGGGGCAACACTTTATCAATTTGATGGAAATCCTTTCCATCCATCTTGGGAATCTCTTTGGTCAATGGCTGAAAAAGAATCGATCAAAGTGTTTGGAACTAGTGCCAAGTATCTTTCTGTATTGGAAGAGGAAAATATAAATGTAAAATCCAAATTTCCTTTGCCTGAATTAAAAGTAATTTTATCAACTGGTTCACCACTTCCAAATTCTGGATTTCGATATGTGTATCAGAATATCAAAAAAGATGTACAATTATCTTCTATATCCGGTGGAACCGACTTAAATGGATGTTTTGCTTTGGGAAATCCCAACTTACCTGTGTTTGAAGGTGAAATCCAATGTAAGGGATTGGGAATGGACGTGCAGGTATTTGATGATATGGGTAAATCAGTTTCGAATCAAAAAGGGGAATTGGTATGCCCAACTCCATTTCCTTCCATGCCACTATTCTTTTGGAATGATGAATCGGGAGCAAAGTACAAATCTGCTTATTTTGAAACCTATGATAATATTTGGTGTCATGGAGATTTTGCTTCCATCACACCTGAAAATGGTTTGGTGATTTATGGTAGGTCTGATGCCACTTTGAATCCTGGTGGTGTGCGGATTGGAACAGCTGATATTTATTCTGTAGTTTCTACTATTCCTGAAGTGAAAGATAGCGTCATCATTGGACAAGATTATAAAGATGATGTACGTGTGATTTTATTTGTCGTAACAGCTGATGGTGTACTTTTGGATGAAAGTTTGATCAAAAAAATTAAAGATCGTATCAAACTGGAAACTTCTCCAAGGCATGTTCCTTCGTTAGTACTTTCAGTTCCTGAAATTCCTTACACAGTGAATGGAAAAAAAGTAGAGATCGCCGTAAAACAAACGGTTGCTGGACTTGAGGTAAAAAACAAAAACGCACTTGCTAATCCAAATTCATTGGACTTTTTTAAAGACAGAAAGGAGTTACAAGTATGA
- a CDS encoding cysteine synthase A: MKTNIRNGFIDTVGNTPLIRIHSLSEETGCEILGKAEFLNPGGSVKDRAALYIIEDAERKGLLKPGGTVVEGTAGNTGIGLTHICNAKGYKSVIVIPETQSKEKIEMLRTLGADVTLVPAVPYADPGNYVRVSERIAKETPNSVWANQFDNLANRNAHFETTGPEIWEETQGKIDVWTTSLGTGGTYAGTGLFFKSKNPNIKCIVADPYGSGIYSFVKTGQIVIEGSSITEGIGQGRITKNMEGMPADDAIRIHDKEALRILNLVLKKDGLFMGGSVGINLAAAYQIAKDLGPGHTIVTVLCDSGAKYQSKIYNEEFLASKGLL; this comes from the coding sequence ATGAAAACAAATATACGAAACGGTTTTATTGATACTGTGGGAAACACCCCACTCATCCGCATCCATTCCCTAAGTGAAGAAACCGGATGTGAAATTTTAGGCAAGGCAGAGTTTTTAAATCCAGGTGGGTCTGTCAAAGATAGAGCTGCCTTATACATCATCGAAGACGCAGAGAGGAAGGGACTCCTAAAGCCAGGTGGCACTGTAGTGGAAGGAACTGCTGGGAATACCGGAATTGGACTCACCCATATTTGTAATGCAAAAGGTTACAAATCTGTCATCGTCATCCCAGAAACACAATCCAAAGAAAAAATAGAAATGTTACGTACGTTAGGTGCAGATGTGACACTCGTTCCTGCGGTTCCTTATGCTGATCCAGGAAATTATGTACGAGTGTCAGAACGGATTGCCAAAGAGACTCCCAATTCCGTTTGGGCCAACCAGTTTGATAACTTAGCCAATCGGAACGCCCACTTCGAAACCACTGGCCCCGAAATTTGGGAAGAGACCCAAGGGAAAATTGATGTTTGGACCACTTCCCTCGGAACCGGCGGGACCTATGCCGGGACAGGACTTTTTTTCAAATCCAAAAATCCGAATATCAAATGCATTGTGGCTGACCCTTACGGGTCGGGAATTTATTCTTTTGTCAAAACAGGACAAATCGTCATCGAAGGATCTTCAATCACAGAAGGGATTGGCCAAGGTCGGATCACCAAAAATATGGAAGGGATGCCAGCCGATGACGCCATCAGAATCCACGACAAAGAAGCCCTAAGAATTTTGAACTTGGTATTAAAAAAAGATGGGTTGTTTATGGGTGGCAGTGTGGGGATCAACTTGGCCGCAGCCTACCAAATTGCCAAAGACCTTGGCCCGGGACATACCATCGTGACTGTGTTATGTGACAGTGGTGCCAAATACCAATCCAAAATTTACAACGAAGAGTTTTTAGCTTCAAAAGGACTGCTTTAA